The genome window CTCCATTTCCATTTACAATGCGCAATTCAGAAAAATTAATGCAAATTAGCACGATCGTTGATTGCCAAGGAATTGAAGGGAAAGATTAATGGGAGTATTCTTTGAAAACCCGTAGAAATAACTTGAGCAATTGAGCGGATTTTCTAGGACTAATTTGATAGTTCAGATCCCTAAAAAATCGCTTCGCCAAATGGCAATAGGCATAAAATCAGGATAAACAGACCAACCTTCATGGCATAGAAATATAGGAATAGCATTGCCAAGTAAAGCGTATACCCAAAAGACCTAGATCACCAAAAGCTGACAAAAGCCTACTAATCGTGTTACTTGATCTATGTTGCTAATATGAGAGGCTATTTCAACTTTGATCGTGATAAATAAAGCCTCAAAACTGTTTGCCTTGATGATTACAACCGGCTTGGTTTTAGTTCTAGCTGGCTGTGGCTCTAGTAGTACAACCTCTTCCTCAGTCCAGCAGTCTGTGACTCCTAGCACTAGTTCTCCAGAGCGGAGCAGCCTGCCAACTGCTGAAACTATTTCATCAGAAGGAATTGGCCCTGCTCGTTTGGGAATGACGTTAGGCAAGCTAAAACAAGCACTGGGAGCAGGCTCTACATTCAAGGTAGAGTCCCCCTTTATCGTAGATTTCGATGCGCTTGCAGTCATTCAGTCAGGAGAGGTGCAATATTACATTCTTTATCCGGCTGGAACCACGCTAGGTGATTCAGATGTGATTACAGCGCTACTAACCGATAATTCTCGCTACCGTACAACTCAAGGCGTAGGACCGGGAACATCCATCCAGCAAGCCGAAGCAATTTATGGAGAGGCAACCTTGTCTTACAACACCTCCAATGAGTCTAGGGAATATGTAAAATTTGCGGCTCAACCCGCTCAAGACATTTTTTTTAGGACTGCGGTTGAAGAGGGATTTGCAGGGATTTATCCTTCGCCAACTGAAGAGTACAACACAACCCAGGAGTTTCAGAACACCGCTTTAATTCGCTCAGTTGAGGTTAACTGCCCTCCTGAAAGCTGTCCTAAACCCTAGGCCGTGTTTATCTCATCATTCAGCTTGCCATTAGCCGTCAACCGCTAGGCAGCTTGAGCAAACAGCAACTGCCAACCAACGATAGCGAGGGCGATATCGGCAAGGCTGTGGCTGATGTAGCTAGGCCAGATGGAACGGTAGGCTTGATAGCTCCAGGACCATAGCGCTCCCCCAATAAACACACCTACTGACCCCAGCAAAACAACTCGCCACTCAGCATAGGCGGCCAGACCAATGATGTGATGGAGTGTGAAAGCTAGGGCGCTGAGCACAATTGCTGGGGTGCGGGGCAGGAGCGCTTCGAACTGGCGGTATACAAACCAGCGCCAGCTATATTCCTCAGCCAGGGAGTTAAACAGGGACCAATAGATAGAACTGAGCAGGTAGGTACTGGGGTTGAGCCGTCCAATTTGTTGCACCTTGGCCTGAATCTCTGCGGGGTCGAGCCAGTGAGTTCCAATCAGCCAATAGGCCGCCAGGATCGCGCCGAAGATCAGCAGCCCTGAGAGGATGCCGAAGCCAATGCCTCGACCTGATAGCTGCACTCGGGGTTTACCTTGCTCTACCCACAAGAGCCACAGGAGCGGCAGAACCAACACCCAAATTTGCCCCAGGCCAAAGACTGTCCAACCGATGGCGCCCGGCGCAAGATGCAGGTTGACGAAGGTGCCGATGCTAGTGACGGGGACAAAGAGCAACAGGGCAAGCCAGGCCTGGGGCTTGCGAGGAGGGTTAGCCATATAGTGATAGAGGAGCGGTGGGACTACCAAAAGTGAAAGGAGTGTAAGGTCTTACACTCCTATAGAGTTGTTCACGATTGGGTTTGGCGTCAGAGACCAGGAGCCAATTTCTGAACTGGCAGACTGGGCACCGGAGGTTCATAGGCCTTTGTGGTGCCGTCTGGTTCAGTCGCGAGGTGCTGCCCTACGGCGGCGATTGCCTCGTCTTACCACTGAGTGTACGCGACAAGGTCAACGCAGAAATGCAGCGGATATGTAGCCGCTATGGTCTGACTGTCACTGAGTCAGACAAGCTGAAGGGGTGACCAAAGCTTGTGAGCTTAGGAACTATTCTGGGCTGGGATGATGAGGCTGGAATGAGCTAGAGCGTGAGTGAGTAGAAAATTTACGTAGAAGAGTGAGATTAGGTTTCTGAGATGGTAATTCTCGCTGGCGTTACTTGGCGCTAGTGAATCTACTTTTCATAAGAATGAATGGCTTCTCATCTTCGCGACCGCTACCTACACTTTTTTTAGTGCTGTACGCTGACAAAAAATAGGAAGATGCATGAATCAACCCTAATCAAATCATTGCTGTAATTTCCTTCAAACCAAGGTTGCCTCCCAGTAACGTGTGGAGCGGTTGAGTAACTGAGTATTGAGCATCTCTTCCAAAGCATTCACTTGCCGAGTTACAGAAGAGACAGCCATTTGCAATTGCCGTGCCGCTTCAGAGAAGCCATCAGTTTCTACCACCTTTACAAAAGCACGCATCGCCGCAAATTGATCCATTGGCTGAGAATCCTCTTGCCATTGCAGAAAACGCAAAAGTGTTTAGCTTAATCGCCATATTATCATTGCTAATAAACGGAAGTATGGTTGAAGTGTCAGCAATTAGCTGCAACTTAAGCATAGGAAACGACCATGAATTTAATGATCGAAATCACCTCTGACTTCATTTGCCCGTGGTGTCTGGTTGTTGATGCACGGCTCAACCGAGCAATTGAACAACTCAAAACGCCGATAGAAATCAAGCGCGTCTGGCATCCGTTTGAGCTAAACCCGTCCATGCCCGAAGCAGGTATGGATCGCAAAACCTATCGCTCCAACAAGTTTGGTAGTTGGGCTTACTCTCAATCCCTAGATGCTCACACTGTAGAGGTCGCTAAGAATGACGGCATTGAATTTCGCTATGACTTGATCCAGGTCACGCCTAATACCCTCAAAGCCCATCGTCTAACTTGGTTGGCGGATCAAGCAGGAAAAGCAACCGAGATGGCTGAGCGAATTCTAAACGCTTACTTTACCGAAGGACAAAACATTGCTGAAGCTGAAACTCTCGCCAAACTTGCGGCTGAAGTTGGTCTAGACGCAGATGTAGTGACGTTTTTAACTTCAACTCAAGGGGTTGAGGAAGTAAGAGCACTAGAACAGCAGGCAGCAAGCCGAAATATTCGGGGCGTACCGTCCATCAAAATCGGCAAGGAAACAATAGTGGGTGCCCAAAGCGTAGAAGCCTTTTTGGCCGCTTTGCAAACCACAGTGCATGAACTACAGAAGTTGTAACACGGCTCACCTGAAAATCCTCAACAAAGGTTTAATGCTTATGAAAACTACAGGCAAACGTGCCATTGTAATCGGCGGCTCGCTTGGCGGCTTGTTTAGCGGGATCATGCTGCGATCGATCGGGTGGGAGGTCGATATTTACGAACGTTCCGCCCATGATCTCGACAGTCGAGGGGGAGGTATTGTCCTTCAGCCGGATGTGGTTGAAGCGTTTCAACGGGTAGGTATTGAGGCTCAGGCACTGGGAGTCGTGGCCCATGAACGCTATTACCTAAACCCAGATGGCAGCATTGCTCAACCGATGCCGCTGCGTCAAACGCTAACCTCTTGGAACTTACTGTATGTCTCCATGCGGCGACATTTCCCATCTGAACATTACCACTGCGGCAAATGCTTGAGCGACATTCAGCAAGTCGGTGAACAGGTAAGCGCTATCTTTACCGATGGAACTCGTGACACAGCTGATTTACTGATCGGCGCCGATGGACCAAACTCCACGGTGCGACAACATTTTCTACCAGATTCCCACTATCGCTACGCTGGCTATGTTGCTTATCGAGGACTGGTCAACGAAGCTGAACTAGAGCAGGAGGCTGCCGCGCTCTTTACCGAGCGCTTTGTATTTTATCAGTTCCCCAGTTCCCACATTCTCCAATATGTGATTCCTGGTGAGCACGAATCTCTAAAGCCTGGAAAACGCCGTTTCAACTGGGTCTGGTACGTCAACTATGATGAGACAACAGAATTGCCTCGCATTTTGACAGATAAGCAAGGCAAACGCCGAGATTATTCCATTCCGCCTGGACTACTAGCCTCAACAGTGGAGCAAGAAATGCGCTCCTATGCTGAGACTGTCCTGGCTCCGCCATTTCAGAAACTGGTTGCAGCTACCCAAGAACCATTTGTACAGGCAATTTTAGATATGGGAGTGCCGCAAATGGCTTTTGAACGGGTCGCATTGGTCGGTGATGCTGCTTTTATCCCCCGTCCACACACCGCCGCAAGTACAGCAAAGGCAGCAGCAAACGCGATTGCCTTGGCAGATGCATTAGTGCAACACGATCACAAAGTGACCAAAGCATTGAAAGACTGGGAGCGACCTCAACTTGCCTATGGCAAGCAACTCATAGCTGCCGGTCAGCGATTGGGTGATCGCTCTCAGTTTAGCCACGGAACTAATCGGTTTGGTGAGAAGGCGAATGTTCTTTAACCGATAGCCTAAAGTAACTGTAGGCCAACCACCTGTCAGTTTTCGATGCTATATGTAGCGGAACCAGCCTAAGTTCTTAGAGGTATTCCCCTACCCATCGCCGTTCAATTCAGGATCACCCTAGCAGTACCCCTTCTCGCTTCCAATTGCACTCAAATCCAGCTAATCCCAACATCTTGGGATGCAAAATATAAGGTCAGTCAGACAGCGATTGCCAATAAACTGTAGCCGGGGTCACAAATAGCAACCTGGTCCAATATCCCTCTCAAAAATCCTATTTGTAGGCAAACCTAGGTCTCGGCGGATACCTTAGGGTAGATCGGTGAACACACGACGAAGAGAGGCACAGTGTCACTCCGGAAAAAGACCCTACGGATCCTCGGCGTAGTGCTGCTCTCCCTGAACATCCTGGTATACGCCATCTCTTCAAACGTGCTCCTCGAAAACTCGGCTGAGTTAGAGAGGCAAAGTGTCCACCAGGACGTCGAGCGGGTCCTGGATGCCCTGGACCGTGAACTTGCCGATCTTAGTAAAGTCGCCAGAGATTGGGCCTGGTGGGATGATACCTATCAATTTATTGAAGACGGCAACCCAGAATATATTCAATCCAATATTAACGACACAACTTTTACTAGCCTAAAGCTCAATCTACTAATCCTCTTTAAATCCTCTGGTCAGCTGGCTCTCGCTGAGAGTTTTGACCTGGAGCAAAAAAAAGAAATCCCCGTACCAGCGCAGTTGCAAACGCTCCCCAACCGTGACCTGCTCCTGCAAAATGTCGACACTGAGAGTAGTCACTCCGGCATTGTTCTGTTGCCCCAAGGGCCAATTCTCATTGCCTCGGAGCCAATTTTAACGAGTAATAACCAGGGACCCAGCCGAGGCACTCTACTGATGGGGGCTTACCTGGACGCCAATAAAGTCAAACAACTGGCTGAACTCACTCACATTCCAATCAATTTGCAACCCGCTAGCTCAGCAGATATCCCAGCCGAGCTAGGACGAGAGCCAAGACAAATCCTGGTTCGCGCCCTCAACACCGATGCAATCGTGGGCTATACCCTCTTGCCGGATATCTACGGCAGGCCTGCCCTCCTGCTGCGCGTGGACATCCCACGGGCTATCTATCACCAGGCACTGAACAGTGTTTATTACCTTTTGCTTTCCCTACTAACCGTGGGGCTAGTATTAGGGACCATTATCTTATTAATCCTAGACAAATTAGTTCTGTCTCGATTAGCTCGTCTCAATACAGGCGTCAGCAAAGTTCGCGCCAGTGGTGACCTTTCACTACGAGTTCCTCTGGCGGGAGATGATGAGCTCGCGAACTTAGGCCGCACAATTAACGGCATGCTGGAAACAGTTGCCTTCTCTCAATCTGAGCTACAAACCAGCGAGAAAAAATATCGCTCAGTTGTTAATAACGTCAAAGAAGTTATTTTTCAGACCGATGCCATTGGCTTATGGACTTTTCTCAATCCAGCCTGGACAGTGATTACTGGTTTCACGCATTCAGAAAGCATCGGTACCCACTTTCTCACTTACATTGACGCCGAGGATCGCCAAACCAGCCTGGAGCTTTTTCAAGCACTAGTTGAGCGTCAGAAAACCGAGTATCAACGAGAAATACGTTTCCTTACCAAAGCGGGTAGTTCGCGCTGGATCGAAGTCTACGCTCGACTCATGCTAGATCCTGATGGTCGAGTTATGGGTACTTCTGGCACGCTGAATGACATTACAGAGCGCAGGCAAACGGCAGAAGCCTTATTGCGGGCCAGGCTAGCCGAAGCCGCCAACCAGGCACTAGAAAAAGAAATCGCTGAGCGGCAGCGGGCAGAAGCAGAACGGGCAGAACTGCTGGCGCAAGCCGAAGCTGCCAACCGACTTAAAGACGAGTTCCTCTCGATTTTGTCCCACGAAATTCGCACGCCGCTCAATGGCATTTTGGGCTGGGCTCAGTTATTGCGGCGAGGGCGGATGGAGCCAGTCAAGGCAACCCGAGCCCTAGAAACCATTGAGCGCAATGCCAAGATGCAGGCGCAACTGATTGACGACTTGCTGGATGTCTCGCGCATCATTCGCGGCAAGCTCAGCTTGGAAGTGCAGCCACTTTCCTTGGTCTCGGTTGTGGATGCTGTTCTTGAAACCCTGCACCCCGCGATTGATGCCAAGGGCATTCAAATTGAGGCCAAGCTGGACCCTGCGGCCAGTTCAGTTTTAGGCGACGCTAACCGCTTGCAGCAGGTGGTGTGGAACTTGCTCACCAATGCTGTTAAGTTCACTCCTCAGGGCGGTCAGGTTGAGGTTCGCCTAGAACGGGTCAACGGCTCCGCCCAAATCCAGGTCCAAGATACGGGTCAGGGCATTAAAGCCGAGTTTCTACCCTATGTCTTCGAGCGTTTTCGTCAGGCGGACAGCACAACCACGCGCGCGCAGGGCGGACTGGGGCTGGGATTGGCGATTGTGCGCCATCTGGTTGAACTGCATGGCGGTACGGTGCAAGCAGACAGTGCCGGTGAGGGACAGGGCGCAACTTTTACAGTAAAGTTACCCCTACGCGCCAAGGATTCGCAGGAGAGCGAGGCCAAGCAGAGCCTGCCATCGGTGTGGGCCAATGCGGTTTTCCCTGGCTTGCGGGTGCTGGTGGTCGATGATGAAACAGACGCCAGAGAGCTGCTGACCTTTGTGTTGGAGGAGGCTGGCGCTGAAGTAACCGCCGTTGACTCAACCCCTGAAGCCTTGGCCGTATTGGACCGCTGGTCACCAAGCATTCTGCTGTCTGACATTGGCATGCCGGGGGAGGATGGTTATGCGCTAATTCGACAGATCAGAAGCCGCTCAGCCGCCGCTGGGGGGCAAATTCCAGCGGCAGCCCTCACCGCATATGCCAGTGAAGAAGACCGGACACGGGTGCTAGCAGCAGGCTTCCAGTTCTACTTGACCAAGCCGATCGATCCAGTCGAACTCAAGGAAACCGTTGCGCGTCTGGCACGACAGATTTTAAGACCGCTCTAGACTGCTCTAGATTGAATCCAAACAGAATGTTGGTCCTATGAGTTCTGCTTCCTATCGTGCTTCAGGTAGGAATGATTTTTTGTTGTTTGAGGCGACCGATCAACTTCACAATCTCCTCCCCTGTGTCGAGGTTCATCTCCTGAAAACCG of Leptolyngbya sp. FACHB-261 contains these proteins:
- a CDS encoding CHASE4 domain-containing protein; translation: MSLRKKTLRILGVVLLSLNILVYAISSNVLLENSAELERQSVHQDVERVLDALDRELADLSKVARDWAWWDDTYQFIEDGNPEYIQSNINDTTFTSLKLNLLILFKSSGQLALAESFDLEQKKEIPVPAQLQTLPNRDLLLQNVDTESSHSGIVLLPQGPILIASEPILTSNNQGPSRGTLLMGAYLDANKVKQLAELTHIPINLQPASSADIPAELGREPRQILVRALNTDAIVGYTLLPDIYGRPALLLRVDIPRAIYHQALNSVYYLLLSLLTVGLVLGTIILLILDKLVLSRLARLNTGVSKVRASGDLSLRVPLAGDDELANLGRTINGMLETVAFSQSELQTSEKKYRSVVNNVKEVIFQTDAIGLWTFLNPAWTVITGFTHSESIGTHFLTYIDAEDRQTSLELFQALVERQKTEYQREIRFLTKAGSSRWIEVYARLMLDPDGRVMGTSGTLNDITERRQTAEALLRARLAEAANQALEKEIAERQRAEAERAELLAQAEAANRLKDEFLSILSHEIRTPLNGILGWAQLLRRGRMEPVKATRALETIERNAKMQAQLIDDLLDVSRIIRGKLSLEVQPLSLVSVVDAVLETLHPAIDAKGIQIEAKLDPAASSVLGDANRLQQVVWNLLTNAVKFTPQGGQVEVRLERVNGSAQIQVQDTGQGIKAEFLPYVFERFRQADSTTTRAQGGLGLGLAIVRHLVELHGGTVQADSAGEGQGATFTVKLPLRAKDSQESEAKQSLPSVWANAVFPGLRVLVVDDETDARELLTFVLEEAGAEVTAVDSTPEALAVLDRWSPSILLSDIGMPGEDGYALIRQIRSRSAAAGGQIPAAALTAYASEEDRTRVLAAGFQFYLTKPIDPVELKETVARLARQILRPL
- a CDS encoding CPBP family intramembrane glutamic endopeptidase encodes the protein MANPPRKPQAWLALLLFVPVTSIGTFVNLHLAPGAIGWTVFGLGQIWVLVLPLLWLLWVEQGKPRVQLSGRGIGFGILSGLLIFGAILAAYWLIGTHWLDPAEIQAKVQQIGRLNPSTYLLSSIYWSLFNSLAEEYSWRWFVYRQFEALLPRTPAIVLSALAFTLHHIIGLAAYAEWRVVLLGSVGVFIGGALWSWSYQAYRSIWPSYISHSLADIALAIVGWQLLFAQAA
- a CDS encoding FAD-dependent monooxygenase encodes the protein MKTTGKRAIVIGGSLGGLFSGIMLRSIGWEVDIYERSAHDLDSRGGGIVLQPDVVEAFQRVGIEAQALGVVAHERYYLNPDGSIAQPMPLRQTLTSWNLLYVSMRRHFPSEHYHCGKCLSDIQQVGEQVSAIFTDGTRDTADLLIGADGPNSTVRQHFLPDSHYRYAGYVAYRGLVNEAELEQEAAALFTERFVFYQFPSSHILQYVIPGEHESLKPGKRRFNWVWYVNYDETTELPRILTDKQGKRRDYSIPPGLLASTVEQEMRSYAETVLAPPFQKLVAATQEPFVQAILDMGVPQMAFERVALVGDAAFIPRPHTAASTAKAAANAIALADALVQHDHKVTKALKDWERPQLAYGKQLIAAGQRLGDRSQFSHGTNRFGEKANVL
- a CDS encoding DsbA family oxidoreductase, with translation MNLMIEITSDFICPWCLVVDARLNRAIEQLKTPIEIKRVWHPFELNPSMPEAGMDRKTYRSNKFGSWAYSQSLDAHTVEVAKNDGIEFRYDLIQVTPNTLKAHRLTWLADQAGKATEMAERILNAYFTEGQNIAEAETLAKLAAEVGLDADVVTFLTSTQGVEEVRALEQQAASRNIRGVPSIKIGKETIVGAQSVEAFLAALQTTVHELQKL
- a CDS encoding LysR family transcriptional regulator translates to MDQFAAMRAFVKVVETDGFSEAARQLQMAVSSVTRQVNALEEMLNTQLLNRSTRYWEATLV